One Nymphaea colorata isolate Beijing-Zhang1983 chromosome 12, ASM883128v2, whole genome shotgun sequence genomic window, CTTGCATTTTATCATACAGTTAATTTCTAGTTGAAGCATAAGCTTCTCTTTTTGTTAATTGTCAGGTACAAATGAATGATGCTTTTGAAGTACTGGGAGTAATCTTTGATTTCCTGCACAAATCTTGTACAGATATTTCAGACACAGAATCAGAAGAAAGCAGCAGTGTGGGCTCCTGGGATTGTACAAACAATTCTTGTATTGCACATTCGCTTTTTGGCATGGATGTCTATGAACAAATGCACTGCTGCAGTTGTGGACTGGAGAGACGTCACTTAAAGTACACTTCATTCTTTCACAATATCAATGCCAATGCACTGCGAACAATGAAGGCATGCCCCATATCTTCAAACGTTGTATGTTTAGGTTGCATGAAAGCCATAACTGCATAATCACATTTTTGTGGTCATGTCATAGGTAATTATTGGTAAGAGACATGATGCAGGTTAGTGAGATGCTTAGACCagtgccatatatatatatatatatatatatatatatatatatatatatatatatatatatatatatattatatattacaaattaaATTGCTGATGCTGCGGGTGCCAATTTTGCAGATCGGCTGATTCACCAAGTCAGCTTAACCAGTTGTGAATAGGCAGAAAATAGTAAAGAAATTATTATTTGTAGATAAGGATCaaagcataaaaattaaataaaaataagaaaattctgATAATTTTTTAAGAACATTTAGAAACAGATGTGGCACTTCTTGGCCCATAAGTTTGCcaccaatttgatttgaatcagccaattcagGCTGATTCTAATAACGATGGCTTGGGCTGACTATCTGTTTTCCAGATAACTTGTACAGATGGTTCTTTTGATGAACTTTTGAAGCTTGTGGACATGAATCATCAGTTAGCGTGTGACCCTGAGGCAGGTGGTTGTGGGAAGCTGAACTACattcatcatattctttcaaCACCTCCACATATATTTACAGTTGGTAATTCCTCAGTTGAGAAGTTTATCAGATCaagatcattttttgtttttcttagcCTACTAATGTAATAAAGGCTTGGAGTGTTTTCAGTTCTTGGTTGGCAGACTACTTCTGAAAACGTTGATGATATATCAGCCACGTTGGCTGCAATCACTACCGAGTTGGCATTGGTGTCATATACCAAGATTTGGACAATCGAAGCAGACACTGTTTGGTTTCAGTGGTAAGTCCATATGAGAATCAAGGGCCATTAGTTGGTCCCATGTCCTTCTTGCAGCTGCATTTTCACCTTGTATTGTCAACTATGAATGCTTCTTGTTCAATCATCTCTGTAAAAGTATTAAATCTGTAAAAAATTGATCAATATCTATTGTGGAGGTAAGAGTTCAGGTGGTGTTACTAAAATGCATCAGTGAAGATGGAGCTCAACAAACTCATATGTCTTCACGGACAGCTGTGAAGTTTATCACCACACTTAGCAAAAACCTGTTGCTTTATTGATTAGATATTTAACAAATGATGTGGATATTTTACTACTTGAGTGTTGCAGTTGCTGTAACTATcagttattttttgttatatctAAGTGTTATTATTGAATGAAATGTGTAAAATATGTACGTTGTTATCTTCAAAGAGTAGAAACCAAATGTCTTCTCTAAAGAGTTTTTGACAGaaagtttctttttcaagatttctttttattgttggaGAAGTTTTGGAAGCTTTAATGCTATAAAAATATGGTAAACACAAAAGGAGCTATGAAATAATGGATTTTCTAGTGTTTTTCCGCAAAAATATAAGCAAGTAAAGGTGCtttcctgaaacacaagaggacaaaaaaattcaaaaatttatgagaagggactttgtttaaaaaaaaatattgagaatgTCTTTGGATATGTTTTGCAGTGGTATTGCACCATTGTCATTTTTTTGGTGTTATGTTAAAGTAGTGGGATATTTTTCTGCCTTATTGGCTGACTCAAAATGGCAACAATTTTGGGATATTGCAGGCATATGTGACTACTCCAAATTCCAAACACAGAGCACTGTTATGAGTTTCAAAAGTTATGCATGTTTTGGGACTGGATGTCTCAATGTTAACATAGCATGCTATTTGTGCAGGATAGCCTTATATGGAGTTATGTCTCTATTTTAAATATTCAATGTTGTATTTGTGATTATTATGTTTCATCATGATCTTGATTCCTTATTATggaactttcttttctttactcTGTCAGTGTTTGAGTTGCATCATTACTGCGCTGATTGTTGGAGTAttgtttttttacttcatttctGAGATGGTAGATGATATTTGTGCTTGAAATGCATGGATTGGGCTCTAAGTTCAGACTGTTTCTCATATATGATATGCATAACCACGGCCATCTTCCTGTTCTAGTCTTATGGGAGCCATCCGTTATGCCGACTGCTAAGTATGCCTAACTTCTGTTACCTATACCTTTGTCGAGGATGTGCAGGCTATAACGGTTATAAATGGTTGTGATTTTGTAAATTCTAGTTGTAAATTAGGATGAATAACTACATCAGAGCAGCACATAGGTAACCCTGAAAAGGCTCCAATGTTCTTAATGTGCACAAAAGTACAGAAAGGAAATAAACAAAGTATGAGAACTATATTTGAAATAATGCTTTGAAAAGACAATATTATTAGAGGGGGTGAAACAATTCCATATAGGTTACAAGGCGAGGCTGTTCTGGCATCCAATGAGCTTCCACAATCTAGAATTGTAGCTGCTAGGAGCTTCTAATGTCTAAAACAACTgtagcaagaaaagaaaaaatacataaaaggaagtacataaaaaaataaagaaataaaatagaaaaattataaCAAGCTAAATGAAGGTTTGCTGTACATGTATACACTGAAAGTTGGACACAGATCGTTCAAGGCCTTAAAAGGACAAGTTGCGTCTAGTCAGTTGTctagaataaataaataaacaacgAAATAGAACATCTAATTGTTAGAACGTCTGCaggacaaagaaaaggaaaaaactaaactaaatacataaaaataaagaaataaaaaagaaaaactcataaaaaaaagaaaaagtttgctAGACATATACAcattatgtaaataaatataCTGTGGAAATGTGTATATACCTTGTACATGTATAAAGGTGCACACAAAAGTATATatactatacacacacacacacacacacacacacatatatatatatatatatatgcacacacactatgtcacatgggtgtgggttcGTGTACGGCAGTATGGGTTCGAGAACACGGaaagtttgaaaattgtgggtacacaggtacaacaaattttatattctcaaaaatgataaaattgaaaaaaaaccaTTACTAGTTCACacttataatctcataaaaaagtctcaaacaaaacattgtttatcataagaacattattattatcatcattCTAGTTGATGCCCAACTCGTCCTCCTCTTCTTCGACATTATAAGATGTTGATGGAAGAAGGTTCTTTGAATCTTGAATTAACAATTTTAAGTTCATTGTCCTActacattaaaaataaataaaaaaatgcgaaacaaaaaacatataatgaacagAAAATTGAAGGAATAAAACAATACACAATAATAACAACATGTCAATAAGTTGTTGACATTTAGGCTTGCGCCTAAGCTTGGCTGATCAGCACTCGGCAGCAACAGTTTGGTTGATGAAGATTGAAGATAATTTTCAGCACTCgacaagtacaaaaacaaataaatggtaGGCGAAGCGATAGATAGAAAGCCAAAATAGCCAGCAACAGATAAACACTAAGcacataaaatcaaacaaaacacgaaaaaaatgaaagaacaacaGTTTTACTattcaatcttcaaacaaaaacatctccaaataaaaaaaaaacccaaaatcatgaaaatgaaatccTAAGTTGTAGCCACCGGCTGCCACTGGACACCATTGGAAGTCGCTTTGGGTCGCCGGACGTCCTCATCCCCGCCAGTCATCATTCCCGTAGAGCTTGGCTGCAAAAAATGCAGGTGAGTCGAGCACTGCTGTAGAGCTCGACTTTTGTTCGTGAATAAAAACGAACAAATTTTATGGTTTGGATATGGCCTGACACAAACCCGATTCGAGCCATATCCAAAGCTCGGCCATACCCACATACCGGAGCGGGTACGTGGGGCAATTCCGCGTACCcttgtcacacacacacacacacacacacacataatatatatatatatatatatatatatatatatatatatatatatatatatatatatatatatatatatagagagagagagagagagagagagagagagaggtgaaattcttgtcTGTGTGCTTCATAACCTGATATCATTCCCACAACCTCTATCCAGCATGTAGACGTGAATTTCCTGGATGTCTCTATCTTGATCTCCCATATGTCCGTCTCAGGTTGACCAATTCCCCGGTATATGCCACTGATGTTGGTGCTATGGAGCTATTTATCAGAAATGTGTTGTTTGGCAATTTATGCCTTCTCCTCCTGTAGTCGTTGGGAATGGAAAAGTTACTGTTGTATGTGCTAAGAACATGCCACATATTATTGAGCTAATATGCTTTACATCCATAGTCAGCGACTCGGCAATTATTTCCGTCGCATAATTTAGTTTaacttttctccttttaattattgatatatatataatgttaccTTGGCAACAATGTGTAACTTTTGGACGAATAATGAAAGCATGAACCGttgaataattttaattttatgcatTCCTTTTGCTGATGATAACCAGTGGTAATTTTTATGATTCTATGCATATATCAGTA contains:
- the LOC116265586 gene encoding uncharacterized protein LOC116265586, with the translated sequence MRRFRDEFFMISKSVHMHVGEPCVICALYDIFNAMSTAATDMQRETISPACLGIALSNLYPESNFFQEVQMNDAFEVLGVIFDFLHKSCTDISDTESEESSSVGSWDCTNNSCIAHSLFGMDVYEQMHCCSCGLERRHLKYTSFFHNINANALRTMKITCTDGSFDELLKLVDMNHQLACDPEAGGCGKLNYIHHILSTPPHIFTVVLGWQTTSENVDDISATLAAITTELALVSYTKIWTIEADTVWFQWYAIMDNIITVLHIVMSTIDGLCMTYHREGNWRLG